A genomic region of Haliaeetus albicilla chromosome 8, bHalAlb1.1, whole genome shotgun sequence contains the following coding sequences:
- the RPF1 gene encoding ribosome production factor 1: MEGGGGGPVGSAAEDGGPPAPERVLFPPTFSVSEIKNKQRRHFMFLRWKQQQRKEKLAAKKKRRKEREALGDRAPPKAIPKTIENQRVYDETTVDPNDEEVAFDEATDEFAPYFNRQTVPKILITTSDRPRGRTVRFCEQLSTVIPNSHVYYRRGLALKRIIPQCIARDFTDLIVINEDRKIPNGLVLSHLPDGPTAHFRMSSVRLRKEIKRKGKEPTEHVPEVILNNFTTRLGHSIGRMFASLFPHDPQFIGRQVATFHNQRDYIFFRFHRYIFKSEKKVGIQELGPRFTLKLRSLQKGTFDSKFGEYEWIHKRREMDTSRRKFHL; the protein is encoded by the exons atggaaggcggcggcggcggcccagTGGGCTCTGCGGCGGAGGATGGGGGGCCGCCGGCCCCGGAGCGGGTTCTCTTCCCGCCCACCTTCAGCGTGTCCGAGATCAAGAACAAGCAGCGGCGGCACTTCATGTTCCTTcgctggaagcagcagcagaggaag GAGAAACTGGCCGCCAAGAAGAAGCGGAGAAAGGAGCGAGAAGCCCTGGGAGACAGA GCACCTCCAAAAGCCATACCAAAGACTATTGAAAATCAGAGAGTGTATGATGAAACAACTGTAGATCCCAACGACGAAGAG GTTGCTTTTGATGAAGCAACTGATGAATTTGCACCATACTTCAACAGACAGACAGTTCCCAAGATTCTTATTACAACATCAGACAGACCTCGTGGG AGAACAGTGAGATTCTGTGAACAACTGTCTACTGTTATACCCAACTCGCATGTCTACTATCGAAGAGGGCTGGCTTTGAAAAGAATTATTCCACAGTGTATTGCAAGGGACTTCACGGATTTAATTGTTATTAATGAAGATCGCAAAATACCAA ATGGTCTCGTTTTAAGTCATCTGCCTGATGGTCCAACTGCTCATTTTAGAATGAGTAGCGTCCGTTTGCGCAAAGAAATAAAG CGAAAAGGGAAAGAGCCCACAGAACACGTACCTGAAGtaattctgaataattttaCAACACGACTTGGCCATTCTATTGGTCGCATGTTtgcttctctcttcccacaTGATCCTCAGTTCATTGGAAGACAAGTAGCTACCTTTCACAACCAGCGAGACTACATCTTTTTCAGATTCCACAG aTATATCTTCAAGAGTGAAAAGAAAGTGGGAATTCAAGAACTTGGGCCACGTTTCACATTAAAGCTGAGGTCTCTTCAGAAAGGAACCTTTGATTCCAAATTTGGAGAATATGAATGGATTCATAAG cGCCGAGAAATGGACACGAGTAGAAGAAAATTTCACTTATAA
- the GNG5 gene encoding guanine nucleotide-binding protein G(I)/G(S)/G(O) subunit gamma-5 — protein sequence MSGSSNVAAMKKVVQQLRLEASVTRVKVSQAAADLKQFCLQNAQHDPLLTGVSSSTNPFRPQKVCSFL from the exons ATGTCGGGCTCCTCCAACGTGGCGGCCATGAAGAAGGTGGTGCAGCAGCTGCGCCTGGAGGCCAGCGTGACTCGCGTGAAG GTTTCTCAGGCTGCAGCAGACTTGAAGCAGTTCTGCCTGCAGAACGCGCAACATGATCCCCTACTGACAGGAGTATCATCAAGTACAAATCCATTCAGACCCCAGAAAGTCTGTTCATTTTTGTAA